In the genome of Halobacteriovorax sp. DA5, the window AATGATAACTTAATAGATACTTATATTAAGATGAAATTAACAGTACCAGAGCTAGATCAAAAGCTAGAGTCATTATACGGATTAAAATAAGAAAAAAGCCTAGGATTTCCTAGGCTTTTTTATAGTTTAAATTCTCTGTGAAAGTATTTGAAAGTTAGTCCATCGTATTGATTGAAACAACCATAGACCTTGCCATCTACAATAGCAGGAGTCGATGCTAGATCATCTCCAGCAAAGTCATAAAGCCTTCTTTTTGGCCACAGTGACTTTATCTTATTAAGTTCACTTATTTCATAAAAGTAGAGGTTTTGAATATTTTTTGAAATTAAAAAACCATTATGGATAACTGCTTTAGGCATATGAAGAGCTTCTCTGTTTTGACGAATTGAAAGAACATTATCTTGATTCATATTTTCGTCTAGAATAACAAGACCCTCAAAAGCTCTCTTCTTTGTCGAAAAGTTATAAGTCACATTATCAAGCATAACAAAGATTCGTTTGCCGTCATTATCAATACCTGTCGCAGTCGAAACTTGGCTCGAATCGTGGGGTAGGTCGAAGTTGTGAGCTGATTCTACATTATATGAAGATAGGTCGATCTTCATTAGTCCAAGTGAGCCATGAGCGATAAAAAGTTTATCATTCATTATTGTCATATCTTGTGCTGATTGATGTTTTTGTATAATTGGTAAGTGGGTTGAAGGGAAGCTTGTTACAAATTCGTAATTATTGAGATTATGTACAAATACATAATCTGGTGTCAGGATATAGAGCTTACCTTTATATTCTTTTACTGAACGTATTTCATACTTTGAAAAAATCAATCTAATTTGTTCTTCTTCAAATTTATAGAGAAATGGCCCTTTGAAAATGTAATAATTTGATCCTGATTTATAGTGGCCAGTATCACCTTTTTTAGATGCACAGAATGAATCAAGATTTCCCTCCGATGCAAATGCAATCAAAGATATAATTACGACTAGTAGTACTTGTTTCATCTTTTCCCCTAAATTTATTTAATATAATAATTATCGAGTTGTATTTCTTGTTCGTCAAAAAAACCTGACAAATCTTGATGAAGCGTGTTAGAAAGTCTCATGCTAGATAGAATCTTCATTGAAATTTCAAATATTTGCAACTTGCAGTGCACGTTCTGTCCTGTTGTAGAAAGAGATAAGAAGGTCATGACGCCAGAAGATTTTGAAAAAGTCTTAATCCAGGCAAAGCCTCTTGCAAAACAAGTGTGTCTGCATCTAATGGGAGAGCCACTGGCACATCCTAACTTCGTGAAGATTATGGAGATATGTGAGCGTAATGAGGTCCCAGTTCAAATTACAACTAATGGGGTGGTCATTGCATCTCGAAAAGAAATTCTTCTTAAAAGCAAAGTTTTAAGACAGATTAATTTTTCGATTCAAAGTTATAAAGACAATTTTCCAAATCGCGACTTCAATACTTACCTAAGACCAATTTTAGATTTTTCAAAAGAGTTAAATGAAACTTCACCTGAAACATATGTAAATTATCGTCTTTGGAATCTAGGCCGTAATGAACAAATTATGAAAGAAAATGAAGAGGTGTTTCAGACTCTAGAGAGATTCTACGATATTGAAATTAATCGTCGTACTCAAGTTGAGTCGATTAAGAGTAAAAGAATTTGGAATAAGGTTTATCTTCACTTTGACTCACATTTTGATTGGCCTGATTGGAATCTTCCAAACCAAGGAACACAAGGGCGCTGTCATGCCCTAAAAACACATATTGGAATTCATGCCGATGGAACTGTTGTTCCTTGCTGTCTGGATAAAGAAAGTCAAATTCCATTAGGAAATGCAATTGATCAAGACTTAAAAGCAATCCTTAGCTCTCCACGAGCAGTCGCAATGAGGCAGGGGTTTGATAATAATAAGCGTGTTGAAGAGTTCTGTCAGCACTGTACATATATCAATCGATTTCAAAAATAATTAATTAATAATACTTTTCAATTTTTGTAAGTTAGAAACCATCGCTTTACGGTTTTTAATTGGAAAGTTCTTTAGTTTAAGAGAGATCTTTTCTTGAACTTCACTCCACACATCACTGTAAAGTTGTTGGCCCTTAGGGCTTAAGCTTAGAATCGTTTGTCTGGCATCTTCACTAGACTTACTTTTTATTACGAGTTCTTCATCCACTAAAATATTAATAGTTTTAGTCATTGCAGGCTGGCTTATTCCGTGGTGATCAGCTAGTTCTCCAACTGTACTTAGCCCTCGGCCAATATTGGAGAGGGCCCTAAATTGAGGATAGGAAATATGTGGGGATGCCGCTTCTCTGAGTTCACTTCTAATAGAGCGAATAATAAATGGCATGACATCTAAAAGTATTCTTGAAAATTCTAAGTCTTTCACGTCTTTAGTATAAACCAAGGATGTACCGATCGTAAATTAATGCAGCAGCTGGAGAGCTGCTGCGGAAGGTTTTTTAATTATTGCTCAACTTCCAGATCAGAATCGTCTGAAAGCTCAGTATCTAAAGTAGTATCTGTAGTAGCTGAAGCATCTACACAATCACCAGTTGCTGCACAATCTGTTGCTGGCGCTGATTCTTCAATAACTGCTGCTTCATCTGAAGCAACTGAATCTGACCAATCTTCATTTGCGTAAGAAACAAAAGCTGATGATAGTAGAACTAGAAGTAGTAATTTTTTCATAATTAATCCTCATATGGTTTTAGTTATATAACTTGGTTATATATATTTGTTATATATTATTCCTTTCCAAAATTCCGTACAATAAAAAAATACAGTTTTTGTGTAAAACTTTTGTCGTTATAATAAAATCTGTCAGTTAAGATCAGATATAGGGGGGAAGTAATATGTGGAAACCACCAAAAATTGAAACAAAAAGGCTTGTGCTTAGAGAAATTAGGTTAAGCGATAAGGATTCTATTTTTGAATATGGAAAGAAGCCTCATATTTCGAAGTATACCCTATGGGAGCCTCATGAGTCAGTTGAAGATAGTGTCGACTTTATTGAAAAGTACGCATTTTCAAACTATGAGCAGGGGATACCAGAACCATTTGCTATTACTTTAAAAGAGAATGACAAGCTTATTGGTTGTGTCGGCTGCTTTTGGGTCTCGACAAAGAATAAATGTATGGAATTGGCCTATGTTTTAAACGATGACTTTTGGGGGAAGGGGATTATCGTTGAAGCCGCCCAGGAAGTGATAAATTATTGTTTTGAGAACTTTGATATTGAACGTATTCAGTGTCGTTGTAAGGCCGAAAATCTTCAAAGTAAAAGAGTCATGCAAAAGCTTGGGCTTAAGTATGAAGGACTACTTAGAAATGAAATTTATCATCGTGGTAAGCATTGGGATATGAAGTATTATTCAATTTTGCGATCAGAAATAGAATGATGTTTCTAGAGTTGCAAAAGTGTGATTAGTGGCACCTTTAAACTGAGGGCCATGCCAGTTCGCTTTCAATGTTACTCTCATACTTCTAAAAAATAGATTAAAACCAGCATCTGCTTTGTAGTAAATATCTTCCATGTCTTCGTCTGAAATAACGTAGACTGATTCAACCTTTTTTGAACCTTGTAGAACAGCATCGAAAAAGTTTGCGACATAAGAGCCGTTAGCAAATAATTCAAAGAAGCCAAGCCTCATTCCAAATTTAAGACCAATTTCGACATCTCGCTTAAGCCCACCGTAATGTCCTTGCAGCCAAGGAGATAATTCAAATATTGGACCTCGATTGATCTTAATAATTTTAAATTCTCCATTAAAAAAGTATTGATTACTTATTTGATTCTGCCAGCCATTAACTTGCGAAGAAGGTGTCATTTTATGAAATATATTTTGTAAAATACCTGCTTTAGCAGATGGGCCTTGTTGTCCTGTCCATAGATCCGCACGAAGATAGTAATCGCTATTAACGTGAGAGATTCCAAGAATTCCGTAGAGTAGGCCAGTATAAGGATGGTCTCCTTCTACTACAGTGGTACTTAAAGTTGCTTCTGGTGTATAGATTTTATGAGCAACTCCAAAGCGCAACTTTGTTAATGAGCCTTGAGAGTAGAGCCTTCGCTGATACATCAGTTCAAGGCCATTAGAGTAATACCTATCAGTTTCAAATGGAGCATCATTATCGATTTTTATTGAAAATTCGTTAAGAGGCCTACTTTGCGCGAAAGCTGGTAAGGTAAGAGTGAATAGGGTGACTATGAAGAACCACTTCATTAAACGATTGTATCATTTTAGGAAAAATCCACATCGAGATGGCCAACTTTGCTTGTTTAATTAAGTTAAATTCTATTATTTCAGTTAGTTATGAAGATAATGGCGATTAAAGGTATTCTTGTATTGTTTACAATAAATAAGATTGTCGACTTTTATGGTGCTATAAGCATTTCACTATGAATAGAATCGATTTGAAAGACAAAGTCATTGTTATTACAGGCTCTACTGGAGGCCTGGGTGCAGCTCTAAGTGTTGAACTAGCTGAACGTGGCGCAAAGCTTGCGTTGATGGATATTGATAGTGAAAAACTTAGAAAGCAGGCTAGTGAACTAGGAGGCTTAGCTCTAAGTATCGATGTAACTAGTTATGAATCTCTTGAACTGGCCATGGCAAAGGTCTTTGATTATTTTGGAAAAATAGATATCGTCGTAGCAAATGCTGGTATCACAAAAATGGCGCCAATGATCTCTTCAAGCGAAAAAGACTTTTCACAGGTGATTGATATTAATCTAAATGGTCCATGGCGCACATTCAAAGCAGCTCTTCCATATATTACACAAAGCAAGGGTTATATGGCCGCAATCTGTTCGATGGCCTCTTTCGTTCATTGTCCTTTACAAGCATCTTATGCTGCAAGCAAGGCAGGACTTCATGCTGTTTGTAATAGTGTTCGCATGGAAGTTCGACATCTTGGTGTCGATATTGGAAGCTTTCATCCGACATTCTTTCCATCGCCATTAATGGATGGTGTGACAAGTGACCCTGTCGGAAATAAGCTTTGGGGTGGCAATAAAGAAGGTCCTTGGAAGATGATCTCCATTGAAGAGGTCGTCTCTGAAATTATCTCTGGAATTGAACAAAGGGCCGAGCAAGTCGTAATTCCAAAACGTAAAACTCTTGTTGCTAAGGCCAGTGGTTTCTTTAGACGCTATATCGAACGTCGTGGCTTTAAAGGGAATGAGATTGAAGAAGCAATTTCTCTTTCTCAAAATAAATAATTCTATAAACTCTTAGTGAGAATTCGGGGCCATCTGATATTCATCGCCATTATTTAATAAGTGGACTACTTCAGTAAAGTCGTGTGCAGACGCAATTACTTCTTCCGTGTCATTGGCAAGTTCATGGTCATAAAGGTAGTGATCAATACTATCTTGAAGCTTTTGATATAACGGTAATAACTTCGTTTCAATCTCAACAGCAAATCTTGATGATGTTTCATGTTTAACAAGTTCCTTTATACTTTTGTATATTGATTCTTGTTTATGAAAGAAGCCAAGAACTACTCTTGAAAAATAGATTACAAATGACATGAATAAGATACAGTTAACAATATCATTAACGACTAGTGAAAGTAGGCATGCAGATATTGTAAGGCTGTAGATATATTTAATTCTTGTATTTGCTGCAAGAACGATTGTGAATAGGTAACTACTTAGTAGTAGTGGAAGCGCCGTAGCCGAACTTGAGTTTAGATAATACTTCAGTGTAAATAGTAGTTGAGCATTAAAGAGATAAATATAGCTTATCTTTTGAATCGAGAAGTGATTTTTCGTCTTATAAAGGTGAAAGGCAAAAATCAAAAAGTTAATAACAATGGCCAAGCCAGAATAAGAAATATTTGCAACTGGATTAAAAAGATCTACAGCAAAGAATGCGTAAAAGGCAGTCATTGATAGAATGACGATAATCGATGATCTTTTAAAGTTGTTAAAAATTGGAATATTAAAAATATCTACTTGATGATCGAGTAAGTGATCAACATCATCGAACTCCTTCATTAAGAAGTCTTCAATACGATTACTATTTTTTCTCAAACTATTCTTAATCTTATCTTTATCGTCTAAGCCTGAAGAAATCATCGCAAGCATATTATTGATTGGATTGAGTAAGTTGTGAGTGAAGTAACTCTTTAGATTTAATATATTCTTATGAAGTTCTTTTTTATGCCAAATCTGATTCGCATTATTCTTAAAAGTAATCGATTGAATAGAGCTTACTGTCGTAATGAAAAGATGCAAGAATGTGACGAGAACAAGGCTTTGATCTTTAAGGAAGTAATTATTCGAGGCCATGATAATAAAGTGTAGAAGACAGTACTTAATATTTGTATGTTGTAAGTGAAACGCTAAAACAATAATTCCTGCAATATAACAAAGTGAACTTGTGGCAGAATAATCTGCAAGGCGAGGGTAAATTGACCAAATGAGACTTTCCACTACAACTGAGAAAAATATCACAAATGAAATATTTTTTTTAAAGAGTTTCTTATAGAAAACGATCGCCATAATTGAATCAAAGACAATCATATAATTCATCGTCGTTAGAAGATGCGGTTCAATATTATAGAAATAAAAGATTACGTATAAGACAATCATCAGAAGAACTGCAAGAAAGTGCATCTCGAAGAATTCTCGATATTTCTGATCTAAATGGTAGTAATCATTCACCAAAACTTTGTCCTGTGCAATCATAATTAACTAATTAGTTTTTATAACCTCTTAAAAGTATATTCATTATACAATACTTTATATTTGAAAAAAAGTACATATTTAGTCCAGTATTGGTTAACGAGATTTTAGCTATTTATAGAATTAATGTGATTTTATTATCTTAAGTAGGCAAAAAAAAAGCCGCTTATTGAAGCGGCCATCATTTTATTTCATAACTTTTAGGAACTCGATCATAAACTCCTTATAGACGGAGTTACTGGCCTTTAGTGCCGCTTGATACGCTTTCTTAGCGTCAACTTTTTGAAGCATGTGTAAGTGGGCCTCTAGTTCTTCTTTTGATAAGCTTTCGTATGACATATC includes:
- a CDS encoding MarR family winged helix-turn-helix transcriptional regulator: MKDLEFSRILLDVMPFIIRSIRSELREAASPHISYPQFRALSNIGRGLSTVGELADHHGISQPAMTKTINILVDEELVIKSKSSEDARQTILSLSPKGQQLYSDVWSEVQEKISLKLKNFPIKNRKAMVSNLQKLKSIIN
- a CDS encoding radical SAM/SPASM domain-containing protein translates to MLDRIFIEISNICNLQCTFCPVVERDKKVMTPEDFEKVLIQAKPLAKQVCLHLMGEPLAHPNFVKIMEICERNEVPVQITTNGVVIASRKEILLKSKVLRQINFSIQSYKDNFPNRDFNTYLRPILDFSKELNETSPETYVNYRLWNLGRNEQIMKENEEVFQTLERFYDIEINRRTQVESIKSKRIWNKVYLHFDSHFDWPDWNLPNQGTQGRCHALKTHIGIHADGTVVPCCLDKESQIPLGNAIDQDLKAILSSPRAVAMRQGFDNNKRVEEFCQHCTYINRFQK
- a CDS encoding GNAT family N-acetyltransferase translates to MWKPPKIETKRLVLREIRLSDKDSIFEYGKKPHISKYTLWEPHESVEDSVDFIEKYAFSNYEQGIPEPFAITLKENDKLIGCVGCFWVSTKNKCMELAYVLNDDFWGKGIIVEAAQEVINYCFENFDIERIQCRCKAENLQSKRVMQKLGLKYEGLLRNEIYHRGKHWDMKYYSILRSEIE
- a CDS encoding lipid A-modifier LpxR family protein, coding for MKWFFIVTLFTLTLPAFAQSRPLNEFSIKIDNDAPFETDRYYSNGLELMYQRRLYSQGSLTKLRFGVAHKIYTPEATLSTTVVEGDHPYTGLLYGILGISHVNSDYYLRADLWTGQQGPSAKAGILQNIFHKMTPSSQVNGWQNQISNQYFFNGEFKIIKINRGPIFELSPWLQGHYGGLKRDVEIGLKFGMRLGFFELFANGSYVANFFDAVLQGSKKVESVYVISDEDMEDIYYKADAGFNLFFRSMRVTLKANWHGPQFKGATNHTFATLETSFYF
- a CDS encoding SDR family NAD(P)-dependent oxidoreductase — its product is MNRIDLKDKVIVITGSTGGLGAALSVELAERGAKLALMDIDSEKLRKQASELGGLALSIDVTSYESLELAMAKVFDYFGKIDIVVANAGITKMAPMISSSEKDFSQVIDINLNGPWRTFKAALPYITQSKGYMAAICSMASFVHCPLQASYAASKAGLHAVCNSVRMEVRHLGVDIGSFHPTFFPSPLMDGVTSDPVGNKLWGGNKEGPWKMISIEEVVSEIISGIEQRAEQVVIPKRKTLVAKASGFFRRYIERRGFKGNEIEEAISLSQNK